In Leclercia pneumoniae, the genomic window GTCCTGCCAGCGGTCGCCAAGGCCGTTGTCGTACGCCCCCAACATTCGGCCCGTGAGATACTGCTCTTTCGTATTGAGCCAGGCCCGGCGGGCAAGAATTTGCGCGGTTTCGCGTTTATTCTCCGGCGAGGCGTCGATCCAGCGTTGCGCCTCCATTACGGCAGAGACCAGCGCCCGGGCGGTATTGGGGTGCTGCGCTACCCATGCGCTGCGGGTACCAAGAATTTTTTCAGGGTGATCCGGCCAGATCGCCTGGCTGGTGGCGGCGGTAAAACCAATTCGATCGTTGATGGCGCGGGCGTTCCACGGCTCGCCGACGCAAAAGCCCACCATGTTGCCGATGCGCATGTTCATCACCATCTGCGGCGGCGGCACCACCACGGTGCGCACATCGTCAAAGGGGTTAATTCCCGCGCTTGCCAGCCAGTAGTAGAGCCACATGGCATGCGTGCCGGTGGGAAAGGTATGGGCGAAGGTGTAGGTTCCCGGCGCCTGCTGAGAGACCTGCTTGTGCAGCCCTTCGGCATCCCGTATCCCCTGCTCCGCCAGATCCATCGACAGGGTAATAGCCTGGCCGTTCTGGTTCAGGGTCATCAGGTTCGCCATCGGCGTGGCCTTACCGGCAATCCCCAGCTCCAGGCCATACAGCAGGCCATAGAGAATGTGGGCCGCGTCCAGCTCGCCCGCGACCAGCTTGTCTCGCACCGCCGCCCAGCTCGCCTCTTTGGTGGGCACGATGGTGATCCCATATTTTTTATCGAACCCTTTGAGGGCCGCGATAGCCACCGGGGCGCAGTCCGTCAGCGGAATAAATCCGACGCGTACGGTTTCCAGTTCTGGCTTATCTGAGCCTGCAGCCCAGGCCGCCTGCATGATGCCGGGTAACATCATTGCCCCGCCTGCCAGCGCGCTGGCCTGTAAAAATCGCCGTCTCGTCCACTCCACCATGCCCACTCCTGAAAAAAAGCCAAAAAAAAAGCGTCCGACAGTGCCGAAGCACTGCAGGACGCCTTTATCCCGAAGACTGACGCGCCGCCGTTGGCGCGTCGTCGAAAAATGGTTAATGAGTTAATGCAAAGGTGATGCCAGCTTTTAACGGCTTCATTTCCGGGCTTTTTCACGCCAGGCGGCAGCAAAACGCACCCCAACCATGCAGCAAATGCCCACAGACCGTGCAACTACTCCTTTGGTGTTACCTGCCAGAGTGCCTTAACGGTGAGCAGCGCCCGGGCGATATCCACCATGCGCTGGTTCTTGTCCATCGCCATCTTACGCAGCTGACACCAGGCTTGATCTTCGCTCATCTGCTGATGAGTCATCAGCACGCTTTTGGCTTTATCGATGATCTTGCGCTCCTCCAGGGTGTCGCGCATCGATGCCAGCTGCTGCGATAGTTGCTCAATCTCGCGCGCCTGCTGGCGAACCAGCGGTAAGAGTGGCTGAACAGGATAGTGGCCGAGGGGCTCACCGACCGCCGCAGCTTCCGGCGGGTAGTCGTCGGCGTGGGTAATCAGCCGATCGACGGCAATCATCAGATCGGCAATGAGCAGCTCTTCCTGGCTGCGCAGGTGTTCCAGCCGCTCGGTCAGCAGTGAAAACCAGTGCAGCGCCAGCACGCCGTTGTCCGCAGCAGGCTGTCGGGTGCAGGCCAGACGACGCAGCTGTTCCGCCTCCGCGCCGGGGGTGCTTAAGGTGAAATGCTCCTGCAACTGCTGAGGGGTAAGTGAGAGAAAAACGTCAAAGCAGGCCTGCTGGCCGTCGATGCGGTCCACCAGCGTCTGACGCATCTCGTCGCTGAAGAAGCCCTGCGTAAAGCCGATGGCCCCCAGCGCCCGCTCCTGCCCGACCAGCTCTTTGCCCTGCATCAGACTATAAAGGGCAACAAAACGGCCCGCGATTTGCGGATCGTCAATGCTATCATTGAGTTGCGGCACGATACTGAGCAGGTGGCGCAGCGTGCGGCTATAGTGCTCCATGGCGCGGTCAGCCGCCAGGGTGCGGGCCATAATCTGTTCGCGCAGAGTGGGCAACTGTTCAAGATGATGCAGGGCATGGGCCACGCGCTCACAGAGCGCGGCGCTGGCCATCAGCGGTGAGCCCAGCGCCTGCTGTAAAGCGAGCAGCTGTTCATCCACCAGCGCGCGGCTGGCTTTACACTCCGGGGCATACAGCGCACCCTGTGAACAGAGCCAAATATTCGAGGCG contains:
- a CDS encoding CmpA/NrtA family ABC transporter substrate-binding protein, yielding MVEWTRRRFLQASALAGGAMMLPGIMQAAWAAGSDKPELETVRVGFIPLTDCAPVAIAALKGFDKKYGITIVPTKEASWAAVRDKLVAGELDAAHILYGLLYGLELGIAGKATPMANLMTLNQNGQAITLSMDLAEQGIRDAEGLHKQVSQQAPGTYTFAHTFPTGTHAMWLYYWLASAGINPFDDVRTVVVPPPQMVMNMRIGNMVGFCVGEPWNARAINDRIGFTAATSQAIWPDHPEKILGTRSAWVAQHPNTARALVSAVMEAQRWIDASPENKRETAQILARRAWLNTKEQYLTGRMLGAYDNGLGDRWQDSHPIRFFDEGAVSYPWHSDGMWFLTQFRRWGLLKSDPDYAALASRINRTDIWQEAATAVGGITAPTSPMRSSTLMDGTVWNGTDPKAYARNFAIHRTEA
- the nasR gene encoding nitrate regulatory protein NasR (NasR is a transcription antiterminator and transcriptional regulator for the nasFEDCBA operon), yielding MMKITGSPPGATEWLQHAKLMRKQQLCKLAQLGTLVSRISHLAHMLQCERGASNIWLCSQGALYAPECKASRALVDEQLLALQQALGSPLMASAALCERVAHALHHLEQLPTLREQIMARTLAADRAMEHYSRTLRHLLSIVPQLNDSIDDPQIAGRFVALYSLMQGKELVGQERALGAIGFTQGFFSDEMRQTLVDRIDGQQACFDVFLSLTPQQLQEHFTLSTPGAEAEQLRRLACTRQPAADNGVLALHWFSLLTERLEHLRSQEELLIADLMIAVDRLITHADDYPPEAAAVGEPLGHYPVQPLLPLVRQQAREIEQLSQQLASMRDTLEERKIIDKAKSVLMTHQQMSEDQAWCQLRKMAMDKNQRMVDIARALLTVKALWQVTPKE